In one Nitrososphaera viennensis EN76 genomic region, the following are encoded:
- a CDS encoding DnaJ-like cysteine-rich domain-containing protein — translation MSEEARIRDGIELASARKRLQELEARKTVLLAHLAELRQVLAGTRPVSELSSEMISRFTIDVRGATDRFLLRGIEDKLDSLARETDAKIFKLKELLAHAAICPRCNGSGSIVKESVERDPDNAPVTHMTVSSCPQCGGSGKAEAEMI, via the coding sequence ATGTCTGAAGAAGCAAGGATACGCGACGGGATAGAACTGGCCTCGGCAAGGAAGAGGTTGCAAGAGCTTGAGGCCAGAAAAACTGTCCTGTTGGCGCATCTTGCAGAATTAAGACAGGTGCTGGCCGGCACGAGGCCGGTTTCAGAGCTCAGCTCCGAGATGATATCCCGGTTCACCATAGATGTCAGAGGCGCCACTGACAGGTTCCTGCTCAGGGGCATCGAGGACAAGCTCGATTCTCTAGCAAGGGAGACCGATGCAAAGATCTTTAAACTTAAAGAGTTGCTGGCCCATGCAGCAATATGCCCACGGTGTAACGGCTCAGGTTCGATAGTTAAAGAGAGTGTAGAGAGGGACCCTGACAACGCGCCGGTTACACACATGACAGTCAGCAGCTGCCCCCAGTGTGGCGGCTCCGGTAAGGCAGAGGCTGAGATGATCTGA